The Streptomyces sp. NBC_00286 nucleotide sequence ATTCCCCGTGCGGGCGCCGGGTACCGTGGACCGATGCATGTCACCCGAGGCTTCACCGGACGCCCGCGCGTCCCCAACTCCGGGCTACCGCCCGGCCAGTACGACGCGGGCGACGACTGGCCGGTCCTGTCCGCCGAGGTCACGCCCGAACTGGCGCCCGCGGACTGGACGTTCACGGTCGACGGGCTGGTGGCCGAGCCGCGCACCTGGTCCTGGGACGAGGCACACGCGCTGCCTGCGTCCGCGTACGAGGGCGACATCCACTGCGTGACGAGCTGGTCGAAGTTCGGGGTGCGCTTCGGGGGTGTGTCGCTGGACGCGTTCCTGGATCTCGTACGTCCGGCCCCGCAGGCGACGCACGCGGTCGCGTACTCCCACACCGGGTACACCGCCAACCTCCCGCTGGCCGATCTGACCGGCGGGCGCGCCTGGATCGTCTGGGAGTACGGCGACGAGCCGCTGCCCGCGGAACACGGGGGTCCGGCACGGCTGCTCGTACCGCACCTGTACTTCTGGAAGAGCGCCAAGTGGATCGCGGGCCTCAGGCTCCTGGACCACGACGAGCCGGGCTTCTGGGAGCAGAACGGCTACCACCACCGCGGCAACCCCTGGGAAGAGCAGCGCTACTCCGGTGACTGAGACGACCGAAGACCTTTGCGTGACCGGGACGTTCACGCCCCCGACCCGATTCGCCGTGCCCGGGCGGATCGCCGTGGACAACGACACGGCGACGACCTGGCAGCGCGCCACGCTCACCGAGATCCGCCGCGAGACCCCGCGCGCGGCCACCTTCCGGTTCGCCGTGCCCGGCTGGCGCGGCCATGTGCCCGGCCAGCACGTGATGCTGCGGCTCACGGCGGAGGACGGCTACACCGCCCAGCGGCACTATTCGATCGCGTCGCCGCCCGATGACGTGGGGCACATCGAGCTGACTCTGGACCATGTCGAGGGCGGCGAGGTGTCGGGCTGGTTCCACGCGGTCGCCGAGCCGGGCGACCAGGTCGAAGTCCGTGGCCCGAACAGCGGTTTCTTCGCCTGGACCGGCGACCGGCCCGCGCTTCTCGTCGGCGCGGGCTCGGGTGTCGTACCGCTGATGTCGATGGTCCGCCACCATCGGGCACGCTCACTGTCCGTGCCACTGCGCCTGCTCGTCTCGGCGCGCGGACCCGAGGAGTTGATCTACGCGTCGGAGTACGGCTCCGAGACCACACCTGTGTTCACGCGCAGCGCGCCGCCCGGCGTGCCGGTGGGACGCCTGTCGGCCGCACAGGTGGCGGCGCTCGTGGCCGACGCGCCGGACGGCGGCTGGGAGGCCTACGTGTGCGGGTCCAACGGGTTCGCCGAGCATGCGTCGCGGCTCCTCGTCGAGGCGGGGCAGCCAGTGGACCGTATCCGGATCGAACGCTTCGGCTGACGCTGGTCGGCGGGCGCTGAGCGGCCTTATTGGCGTCCGGTGCGGTACCGGGCCCGCTTGAGGGCCGCGGGCCGCGACAGGGGCGCGCGGAACTGCCCCCGCTTGAGCGGGCCGCAGGCCCCGATAGGAGCGCGGGCTGTATCAATTTGCGGCTCCGCCGCGCGGGCGCGACCAGCCACAACGAACCCGCAGATTCGAACTGCACCTCCAGCGGAGCTACTCGTGCGGGACCACCGCGACCGGGCAAGCGCAGTGGTGGATCACGAAGTGGGCCACCCGGCCGAGGCCCGCGCCGGAGGTGGCGCGGCCGATGACCAGCAGGCCCGCCTGGATCGACGCCTTCAGCAGGTGGTGGCCCGCGAGGCCGTACGCCACCTCCTCGAGGACGGGCGTCTCCGGGCACTTGTGGCGCCACGGCTGCAGAATCACCGCCAGGGAGCGGCGGTTGGCGTCCTCCAGTCCGGCCGTGTCGTCCAGCGTTCGCGTGCCGACGGCGTAGCCGGGCGGCGGTGGCAGCGTCCAGGCGTGCACGACGTGGAGGGGTGCCGCGCGGGTGGCGGCCGCGTCGAAGGCGTAGCCGATGAGGCGGTCGGCCGAGTGCGAGAGGTCCAGGCCGAGGACCACCGGCAGGTACG carries:
- a CDS encoding sulfite oxidase-like oxidoreductase — its product is MHVTRGFTGRPRVPNSGLPPGQYDAGDDWPVLSAEVTPELAPADWTFTVDGLVAEPRTWSWDEAHALPASAYEGDIHCVTSWSKFGVRFGGVSLDAFLDLVRPAPQATHAVAYSHTGYTANLPLADLTGGRAWIVWEYGDEPLPAEHGGPARLLVPHLYFWKSAKWIAGLRLLDHDEPGFWEQNGYHHRGNPWEEQRYSGD
- a CDS encoding ferredoxin reductase, with protein sequence MTGTFTPPTRFAVPGRIAVDNDTATTWQRATLTEIRRETPRAATFRFAVPGWRGHVPGQHVMLRLTAEDGYTAQRHYSIASPPDDVGHIELTLDHVEGGEVSGWFHAVAEPGDQVEVRGPNSGFFAWTGDRPALLVGAGSGVVPLMSMVRHHRARSLSVPLRLLVSARGPEELIYASEYGSETTPVFTRSAPPGVPVGRLSAAQVAALVADAPDGGWEAYVCGSNGFAEHASRLLVEAGQPVDRIRIERFG